A stretch of the Ostrea edulis chromosome 9, xbOstEdul1.1, whole genome shotgun sequence genome encodes the following:
- the LOC125659608 gene encoding kappa-type opioid receptor-like, producing MRSVASIRYQRHSETAHSAMNSSDSEVVSDDILPDNTSLKIRLVVLPVIFVVGFIGNTLSASLFFGKSLRTKSCSIYLATKAISDNGFLLSLFVAWLDFVDVRIFHTQVVCHVTLFLSYVCGFVSVWSVVMITIENYIRICRPCEVRSLCTRYLATRVTILGVAFACVLYNYPLWTMDVGTTQPHEQKFCQTQPKFERFEVVMTYVDTVLTLVLPLIIILILVSIITVRLIDASKRKDRLRKCSQYSNANSMRLNISNAQAILNSQVTKMLLSVSLVFVCLHTPSYVIRMKATLENLLDHVTVTSKIDRILQHFFLVLYYLNFSIYFFIYVGCGQNFRKVLRKKMKQMCRKQENVPGVTSEYVLSNRAWNENIELETTKDTLDLE from the coding sequence ATGCGCAGTGTCGCATCTATAAGATACCAGCGTCACTCCGAGACTGCTCATTCTGCCATGAATTCCTCTGACAGTGAAGTCGTGTCTGATGACATACTCCCGGATAACACTAGTCTCAAAATTCGTTTGGTTGTTTTACCCGTGATTTTCGTTGTTGGTTTTATCGGGAACACGCTCTCTGCATCCCTTTTTTTCGGAAAATCGCTGAGAACGAAGTCATGTAGCATCTATCTGGCCACCAAGGCAATTTCTGACAATGGATTCCTGCTGTCCCTTTTTGTAGCTTGGCTAGATTTCGTGGACGTTCGAATTTTTCACACCCAAGTTGTGTGTCACGTGACATTGTTTTTGTCGTACGTCTGTGGATTTGTATCGGTCTGGTCCGTGGTGATGATAACCATTGAAAACTATATCCGAATATGTCGCCCCTGTGAAGTTCGTTCGCTTTGCACCCGTTACCTGGCAACACGGGTCACTATCCTAGGAGTCGCCTTTGCTTGCGTCCTCTACAACTATCCTTTGTGGACCATGGATGTAGGGACGACTCAGCCACACGAACAAAAGTTTTGCCAGACACAGCCAAAGTTCGAACGATTTGAAGTAGTGATGACATATGTCGATACCGTTTTGACTCTTGTCCTACCACTTATAATCATTCTCATCCTCGTCAGCATCATCACCGTGAGATTGATCGACGCTTCCAAACGCAAGGATCGTCTTCGGAAGTGTTCCCAGTACTCCAATGCAAATTCTATGAGGCTCAACATCAGCAATGCACAGGCGATTCTGAATTCCCAAGTCACCAAAATGTTGCTGTCCGTGTCGCTCGTGTTCGTTTGCCTCCATACCCCAAGTTACGTCATTAGGATGAAGGCAACTTTGGAGAATCTACTTGATCACGTGACGGTGACGTCAAAGATAGATAGGATACTGCAACATTTCTTTCTGGTACTGTACTACCTTAACTTCTCTATATACTTCTTCATTTACGTAGGCTGTGGGCAGAATTTTAGGAAAGTATTGAGAAAGAAGATGAAACAAATGTGtagaaaacaagaaaatgtaCCTGGTGTAACATCAGAATATGTCTTGAGCAATCGTGCGTGGAATGAAAACATTGAGTTGGAGACTACAAAAGATACATTAGATCTGGAATGA